A genomic segment from Ruegeria sp. TM1040 encodes:
- a CDS encoding DUF4159 domain-containing protein, producing MTMIAGIGFASPWLLLGLLVLPILWLLLRAIPPAPKRQPFPAVTLLLGLKDDESLSDRTPWWLLLLRMLAVAAAIVGLSGPVLNPAQEQSGDGPLLIVMDSGWGGAPHWEQNRSHIEAELSEAGRAGRPVALLRLTEPEPLQFRAAGYWGRQLPGMTPAPWVASPEQVRAAMDLIAEVEGGFDTLWLSDGLAMAARQDLVTALGERGNIEVYESGAPVIGLLPATYADGAITLSAQRSNTGLTQEITVQALGPDPNGTERALASTTITFDAAASAAETQIALPMELRARISRFEILNTRSAGAVSLTDDRLRRREVALISAQSEDEGLALLSALHYLRQALEPTAELLEGSLTDLLPANPDVVVLADVARLAPAQEEALIDWVESGGLLLRFAGPRLAASDTARDTEEPLMPVRLRIGGRSIGGAMSWGEPKALAPFAEGSPFYGLDIPQDVAVSSQVMAQPDPELASRVVAELSDGTPLVTRKPLGQGQVILFHVTANAEWSSLPLSGLFVDMLERLAVSSASKPPSADDLEGTTWQAVEVLDGFGRLTDADTLSGVAGPDLIDAPSGPTLQPGLYTSGSGAYARNVLRDGDGIEPSIWPASVPVLTYEGAAERPLGGLLLSLALVLLAVDIAAALWVSGLWSPAKVATIALGMGLAGSGFIALPPAAQAQMATPLNLPSETELTSELTLGHVLTGDARVDQIAAEGLRGLSNVMTLRTSVEPAAPYGVDLETDELAFFPFLYWPVTEGQPLPSSEAYSKLNAYLRTGGMILFDTRDADLTQTGASSGAARRLQQLALPLDIPPLEPIPADHVLTRAFYLLQDFPGRHPRGQIWVEAAPPDAKQVDGLPFRNLNDGVTPVVIGGNDWAAAWAVDERNSPLYPVGRGFSGERQRELARRFGVNLLMHVLTGNYKSDQVHVPALLDRLGQ from the coding sequence ATGACGATGATCGCGGGCATAGGTTTTGCAAGCCCCTGGCTTCTGCTTGGGCTCTTGGTGTTGCCGATCCTGTGGCTTTTGCTGCGTGCAATCCCGCCCGCGCCCAAACGGCAGCCCTTTCCTGCCGTGACGCTTTTGCTCGGGCTCAAGGATGACGAGAGCCTTTCGGATCGCACGCCTTGGTGGCTTTTGCTGTTGAGGATGCTGGCCGTCGCGGCAGCCATCGTGGGGCTCTCCGGGCCGGTGCTGAACCCCGCACAAGAACAGAGCGGCGATGGGCCGTTGCTGATCGTGATGGATTCCGGCTGGGGCGGCGCGCCTCATTGGGAGCAAAACCGCAGCCACATTGAGGCAGAACTCAGTGAGGCAGGCCGGGCCGGACGCCCGGTTGCCCTGTTGCGCCTGACCGAGCCTGAGCCACTGCAATTTCGCGCCGCAGGATATTGGGGACGCCAACTCCCGGGCATGACGCCAGCACCCTGGGTTGCGTCCCCTGAACAGGTGCGTGCCGCGATGGACCTCATTGCAGAGGTCGAGGGCGGATTTGACACGCTCTGGCTCAGTGACGGGCTGGCAATGGCGGCGCGCCAGGATCTGGTCACGGCCCTTGGTGAGCGCGGCAACATCGAAGTCTATGAAAGCGGCGCTCCCGTGATCGGGCTTCTGCCCGCGACCTATGCCGATGGAGCGATCACACTCAGTGCCCAGCGCAGTAATACCGGGCTGACGCAGGAAATCACGGTGCAGGCCTTGGGTCCGGATCCCAATGGCACCGAAAGGGCGCTGGCCTCCACCACGATCACCTTTGACGCAGCGGCCAGCGCTGCAGAGACTCAGATCGCGCTGCCGATGGAGCTGCGCGCCCGCATCAGTCGCTTTGAAATCCTCAATACGCGTTCCGCCGGGGCGGTTTCGCTCACCGATGATCGCTTGCGGCGGCGGGAAGTGGCACTCATTTCCGCCCAGAGCGAGGATGAGGGCCTCGCGCTCTTGTCAGCGCTGCACTACCTGCGCCAAGCGCTGGAACCGACGGCGGAGCTGCTGGAAGGCTCGTTGACGGATCTGCTACCCGCAAACCCGGATGTCGTGGTTCTGGCGGATGTGGCCCGCCTTGCTCCCGCCCAGGAAGAAGCCCTGATCGACTGGGTCGAGTCGGGTGGGCTTTTGTTGCGGTTCGCCGGACCACGGCTTGCTGCCAGCGACACCGCACGCGACACTGAGGAACCCTTGATGCCCGTGCGCCTGCGCATCGGCGGGCGCAGCATCGGCGGCGCGATGAGCTGGGGTGAGCCCAAGGCGCTTGCGCCCTTTGCAGAAGGCTCGCCCTTTTACGGGTTGGACATTCCTCAGGATGTCGCAGTGAGCTCTCAGGTCATGGCACAGCCCGACCCGGAGCTGGCCAGCCGCGTGGTGGCGGAACTCAGCGATGGCACCCCGCTGGTGACCCGCAAACCGCTTGGTCAGGGGCAGGTGATCCTGTTTCATGTCACTGCAAATGCAGAATGGAGCAGCCTGCCGCTTTCGGGGCTGTTCGTAGACATGCTTGAGCGCCTTGCAGTTTCTTCCGCTTCCAAACCGCCCAGCGCTGACGATCTGGAAGGCACCACGTGGCAAGCCGTCGAAGTGCTGGATGGCTTTGGCCGGTTGACGGACGCGGACACGCTTTCAGGAGTCGCAGGTCCAGACCTCATCGACGCGCCCTCGGGTCCAACATTGCAACCCGGGCTCTATACCAGCGGCAGCGGAGCCTATGCGCGCAATGTACTGCGCGATGGTGATGGTATTGAACCTTCGATCTGGCCTGCCTCGGTTCCAGTCCTTACCTACGAAGGCGCGGCTGAACGGCCCCTTGGGGGGCTGCTCCTCAGCCTGGCATTGGTGTTGCTTGCGGTGGATATTGCGGCGGCTCTGTGGGTCTCAGGCCTTTGGTCTCCGGCCAAAGTAGCTACAATTGCACTCGGGATGGGCCTCGCGGGTAGCGGCTTTATTGCTCTGCCGCCCGCAGCACAGGCGCAGATGGCCACCCCACTCAACCTCCCCTCTGAAACCGAGCTCACCTCTGAGCTGACTCTGGGCCATGTTCTGACCGGCGATGCGCGAGTCGACCAGATCGCCGCAGAGGGGCTGCGCGGCCTCAGCAATGTCATGACGCTCAGAACATCTGTCGAACCCGCGGCACCCTATGGGGTGGACCTGGAAACTGATGAGCTCGCGTTCTTTCCCTTTCTGTATTGGCCCGTCACCGAGGGCCAGCCGCTGCCCTCATCAGAGGCCTACAGCAAGCTCAACGCTTATCTGCGCACTGGTGGGATGATCCTGTTTGACACCCGCGACGCGGATCTGACGCAGACAGGGGCCAGCTCGGGCGCGGCACGGCGCTTGCAACAACTGGCGCTGCCGCTGGATATCCCGCCACTGGAGCCGATCCCCGCCGACCACGTTCTGACTCGCGCTTTCTACCTGCTTCAGGATTTTCCCGGTCGTCACCCACGCGGACAGATCTGGGTCGAAGCCGCACCGCCGGATGCCAAGCAGGTCGACGGCCTCCCGTTTCGCAATCTAAACGACGGGGTGACACCCGTGGTGATCGGAGGCAATGACTGGGCGGCCGCATGGGCCGTGGATGAACGCAATTCGCCGCTTTATCCAGTGGGGCGTGGTTTTTCAGGGGAACGCCAGCGCGAACTGGCCCGCCGTTTTGGGGTCAACCTGCTGATGCATGTGCTGACGGGGAACTATAAATCCGATCAGGTCCATGTGCCTGCGCTTCTGGACCGACTGGGGCAGTAA
- a CDS encoding membrane protein — protein sequence MTQTILFDPLVPLALLAVLAGLSVLAMALAIWRRLAGWALRAGAALVLLAALSGPVIQVEDRSPLSDIVIVAEDRTASQTLSDRPDQMAAARTELEAALAKRANTDVRWIAVEDSPDDGGTQLMDALTRALADEPRARVAGLIALSDGQVHDMERAPELPAPLHLLMTGRDSDWDRRLIVRNAPSFGIIGEPITLTLRVEDQGAAPEGLQSTELQIAIDGGAAQSFRLPVGVDFDLPLTLPHGGRNVIEFRVPEAEGELTTRNNAALLQINGVRDRLRVLLVSGAPHPGGRTWRNLLKSDSAVDLVHFTILRPPEKQDGVPVDELSLIAFPTRELFLEKIEDFDLIIFDRYKRRGILPSAYLENVANYVRRGGAVLVAAGPDFASADSIFRTPLAEVLPARPSARVLEEPYRPVISESGLQHPVTAELTGAESWGRWMRQVELDTTGGVTLMHGVGERPLLTLDRVEEGRVALLASDHAWLWSRGYDGGGPQLELLRRLAHWMMKEPELEEEVLTAEATGQRMRIERRTLGETVGPVTITAPDGTTSEIALRQQRPGLWEGRYESDQIGLYHLEEGEERTVIGLGPAAPREFEQTIATADLVGPLVRSLRGGTVALEDGMPSLRNIREGRPAAGRGWIGLVPRGAYETTAVTQSPLLPSWFLLLLAATLMIGAWLREGRS from the coding sequence ATGACCCAGACCATCCTCTTTGATCCCCTTGTGCCCTTGGCGCTGCTGGCCGTGTTGGCAGGCCTGAGTGTACTGGCCATGGCCCTCGCCATCTGGCGCAGGCTAGCCGGCTGGGCCTTGCGCGCGGGGGCTGCGCTGGTGCTCTTGGCGGCGCTCTCTGGGCCAGTCATCCAAGTGGAGGACCGCAGCCCCCTCAGCGACATTGTGATCGTGGCAGAGGACCGCACCGCCAGTCAGACCCTTTCCGATCGCCCTGATCAGATGGCGGCGGCCCGCACGGAACTGGAGGCGGCGCTGGCCAAGCGGGCCAATACGGATGTACGCTGGATCGCCGTCGAAGACAGCCCCGATGACGGTGGTACGCAGCTGATGGACGCGCTGACCCGCGCCCTCGCGGATGAGCCGCGCGCGCGCGTGGCAGGGCTCATCGCGCTCTCGGATGGACAGGTGCATGATATGGAGCGCGCACCAGAGCTGCCCGCCCCTTTGCACCTTTTGATGACCGGCCGCGACAGCGACTGGGATCGCCGCCTGATTGTCCGCAACGCACCCTCTTTCGGCATCATAGGCGAGCCAATCACCCTGACACTCCGGGTTGAAGATCAAGGCGCCGCGCCCGAGGGACTTCAGTCCACTGAGTTGCAAATCGCGATTGATGGCGGCGCGGCGCAGAGCTTTCGACTGCCCGTCGGAGTTGATTTTGACCTGCCGCTGACGCTGCCGCACGGTGGGCGCAACGTGATCGAATTCCGCGTGCCCGAGGCAGAGGGCGAGCTCACAACCCGCAACAATGCCGCACTTTTGCAGATCAATGGCGTGCGCGACCGGCTGCGGGTTCTTCTGGTTTCCGGCGCGCCACACCCCGGAGGGCGGACGTGGCGCAACCTCTTGAAGTCGGACAGTGCGGTGGATCTGGTCCATTTCACCATTCTGCGCCCGCCGGAGAAACAGGACGGCGTTCCCGTCGACGAACTGTCTCTGATCGCTTTTCCAACCCGCGAGCTGTTCCTCGAAAAGATTGAGGATTTTGATCTCATTATCTTTGACCGTTACAAACGGCGCGGCATCCTGCCCTCTGCCTATCTGGAGAATGTGGCCAATTATGTGCGCCGAGGTGGGGCTGTTCTGGTTGCCGCAGGCCCCGATTTTGCAAGCGCCGACAGCATCTTTCGCACCCCTCTGGCTGAGGTTCTGCCGGCGCGCCCCTCCGCCCGCGTCCTTGAGGAGCCTTACCGTCCTGTCATCAGCGAGTCCGGTCTTCAGCATCCGGTGACAGCAGAGCTGACCGGTGCAGAGAGCTGGGGTCGCTGGATGCGGCAAGTCGAACTCGACACCACGGGCGGCGTCACATTGATGCACGGCGTGGGCGAGCGTCCGCTGCTCACGCTTGACCGGGTCGAGGAGGGGCGTGTAGCGCTGCTGGCCTCTGATCATGCTTGGCTCTGGAGTCGCGGGTATGACGGCGGTGGCCCGCAGCTGGAGCTTTTGCGACGCCTCGCGCATTGGATGATGAAGGAGCCCGAGCTTGAAGAAGAGGTCCTCACCGCTGAAGCCACGGGGCAACGTATGCGGATTGAACGCCGCACGCTTGGCGAAACCGTAGGACCAGTCACCATCACGGCTCCTGACGGCACCACTTCCGAGATCGCGTTGCGACAACAGCGTCCTGGCCTTTGGGAAGGTCGCTATGAAAGTGATCAGATCGGGCTCTACCATCTCGAAGAGGGTGAAGAGCGTACCGTGATCGGGCTTGGTCCCGCCGCGCCACGCGAATTCGAGCAAACAATTGCGACAGCCGATCTGGTGGGGCCACTCGTGCGCTCGCTACGCGGCGGTACCGTCGCTCTTGAGGACGGCATGCCCTCTTTGCGCAACATTCGCGAGGGGCGCCCCGCTGCGGGGCGCGGCTGGATCGGGCTGGTACCACGGGGCGCATATGAGACAACCGCCGTGACCCAATCCCCGCTGCTTCCTTCATGGTTCTTGCTACTTCTGGCGGCGACACTCATGATTGGCGCGTGGCTGCGAGAGGGGCGCAGCTGA
- the pbpC gene encoding penicillin-binding protein 1C encodes MAGPHRRWRSPLRLPLLGLLIAAVIAGKALDQWVEDTRLPQTLAETSVEVRDRHGRLLRAFPVEDGIWRMAVRSEEVDPTYLRMLRAYEDKRFDTHFGVDPVAMLRAFGQAVWNGRTVSGGSTLTMQVARLLEDGPTGRWSGKLRQIRVALALERKLSKTEILNLYLIHAPFGGNLEGVRAASLSWFGKEPHRLTAAEAALLVALPQSPETRRPDRSVSAAREARRRVLNRSQDAGVLTTEVAHLAAVAPLPDRRRAFPLLAPHLSDQLRATAPAQARFDTTLDAMLQARLQAVLSRRVKVSGARLSAAMIVADHQSGEILVRIGAPDYTDTARRSYVDMARAVRSPGSTLKPLVYGLAFDDGLAHPDTLIRDAPVSFGGYAPQNFDGAFRGDVRVRDALQMSLNTPVVTLTEALGPSRLMAAMRQVGMRPQLPSGKPGLAVSLGGVGVSLHDLVQMYAVVAAGGTAPRLTSETGAAREKTPRVMSPVAAWYLGDILRDAPAPAGARGGMLPYKTGTSYGHRDAWAVGWDGRHVIGVWLGRADGTPVPGVFGAELAAPVLFEAFAVLKPEIDPLSPPPSNALVLETAELPAPLQRFRARSETFSEAGAGAPEVLFPPTHARLSLVEGRMALKLRGGRLPFTVLANGVPVAQGLRSRDLDLPSPGPGHATLVVIDADGQSARVTVEIEETG; translated from the coding sequence GTGGCAGGCCCTCACAGGCGCTGGCGCTCACCGCTCAGGCTTCCACTTCTGGGCCTGCTGATTGCAGCGGTCATTGCGGGAAAAGCGCTGGATCAATGGGTTGAGGACACGCGCCTACCACAGACCTTGGCCGAAACTTCGGTTGAAGTGCGGGACCGCCATGGTCGGCTCCTGCGCGCTTTTCCGGTAGAAGATGGCATCTGGCGCATGGCGGTCCGCTCTGAAGAAGTGGACCCCACGTATCTGCGCATGTTGCGCGCCTATGAAGACAAACGGTTCGACACCCACTTCGGAGTAGATCCGGTCGCGATGCTGCGCGCCTTTGGGCAGGCCGTGTGGAATGGACGGACCGTCTCGGGGGGCTCCACTCTCACGATGCAGGTCGCACGGTTGCTCGAGGATGGGCCGACCGGGCGCTGGTCTGGAAAGCTGCGCCAGATCCGTGTCGCGCTGGCTCTGGAACGCAAGCTCTCCAAGACCGAGATCCTCAATCTCTACCTCATTCACGCACCATTTGGTGGGAATCTCGAAGGGGTGCGCGCCGCAAGTCTTTCCTGGTTTGGCAAGGAGCCACATCGCTTGACCGCTGCGGAAGCTGCGCTTCTGGTGGCACTGCCGCAATCACCAGAGACACGCCGTCCTGACCGATCGGTAAGTGCGGCGCGAGAGGCACGGAGACGCGTGCTCAATCGCAGCCAAGACGCAGGCGTACTGACGACGGAAGTGGCACATCTCGCCGCCGTTGCGCCGCTACCTGACAGGCGGCGGGCGTTCCCCCTGCTGGCACCTCATCTGAGCGATCAACTCCGCGCGACAGCCCCGGCACAGGCGCGGTTTGACACCACATTGGATGCGATGCTTCAGGCGCGGCTTCAGGCGGTGCTATCGCGCAGGGTCAAGGTCTCTGGTGCACGGCTGAGCGCAGCGATGATTGTTGCCGATCACCAAAGCGGGGAGATATTGGTGCGGATCGGGGCGCCCGATTACACGGATACCGCGCGGCGGAGTTACGTCGATATGGCGCGCGCGGTGCGTTCGCCGGGCTCTACTCTGAAACCGCTGGTCTACGGTCTCGCCTTTGACGATGGGCTTGCGCATCCTGATACGCTGATCCGCGATGCGCCCGTGTCCTTTGGTGGCTACGCACCTCAGAACTTTGATGGTGCATTTCGCGGAGATGTGCGGGTGCGCGACGCGTTGCAGATGTCTTTGAACACCCCGGTCGTCACCTTGACCGAGGCGCTTGGACCGTCGCGGCTGATGGCCGCAATGCGGCAGGTCGGCATGCGACCCCAACTCCCTAGCGGAAAGCCGGGGCTGGCGGTCAGCCTCGGCGGTGTTGGTGTGAGTCTTCATGATCTGGTGCAAATGTATGCGGTCGTTGCTGCCGGCGGAACGGCACCGAGGCTTACCTCCGAGACCGGAGCTGCGCGGGAAAAGACCCCAAGGGTAATGTCGCCGGTTGCAGCTTGGTATCTTGGGGACATCCTGCGCGATGCTCCGGCGCCCGCCGGGGCGCGCGGTGGTATGTTGCCCTACAAGACAGGCACGTCTTACGGGCACCGAGATGCTTGGGCTGTGGGCTGGGACGGGCGGCATGTGATCGGAGTCTGGCTCGGACGAGCGGACGGCACGCCGGTGCCGGGTGTCTTTGGCGCGGAGCTGGCGGCACCGGTGCTGTTCGAAGCCTTTGCCGTTTTAAAACCGGAGATTGATCCTCTGTCCCCGCCCCCTTCGAACGCACTGGTGTTGGAGACCGCAGAGCTCCCGGCCCCTCTGCAACGGTTTCGCGCCCGGTCAGAGACTTTTTCAGAGGCCGGCGCCGGGGCGCCAGAGGTGCTTTTCCCACCCACCCATGCCCGGCTTTCGTTGGTGGAGGGGCGGATGGCGTTGAAATTGCGGGGAGGTCGGTTGCCCTTTACCGTGCTGGCCAATGGCGTGCCGGTGGCCCAAGGCCTGAGGTCACGCGACCTCGACCTTCCGAGCCCCGGGCCGGGCCATGCAACGCTTGTGGTGATCGATGCAGACGGGCAATCTGCACGGGTGACCGTTGAAATCGAGGAGACCGGCTAA
- a CDS encoding 2-keto-4-pentenoate hydratase encodes MSVALTLGTDIARAECASEEEVAQFVSAYVDRQPATALGAGGSMVDALCTQARVAEALSEHFGPVIGYKAGLTSAAAQARFEASEPVRGVLYRDMMLESGATIEMPWGTVPMVEADLVLEIGDSAVNWATTPEEVMQNIKSIRPFIELPDLALAPGEPMTVETITAMGVGARKGVLGAEVPVTDPTALTAALAEMTVTLRDGTGDTVVSASGTAVLGHPAETILWLHEVGVTFKAGDLVSVGSFGPLVPPADLRGGASVIYMGLPGDPEVSIRFAPTS; translated from the coding sequence ATGAGCGTAGCTCTGACCCTTGGAACAGATATTGCCCGGGCTGAATGCGCAAGCGAAGAAGAAGTTGCGCAGTTCGTGTCCGCCTATGTTGACCGCCAGCCCGCGACCGCGCTTGGCGCAGGGGGGAGCATGGTGGATGCGCTCTGCACACAAGCGCGGGTCGCAGAAGCGCTCTCGGAACACTTCGGCCCGGTGATTGGGTATAAGGCGGGATTGACCAGCGCGGCGGCACAGGCGCGTTTCGAGGCCAGCGAACCGGTTCGTGGTGTGCTTTATCGTGACATGATGCTGGAGAGTGGCGCGACGATCGAGATGCCTTGGGGCACGGTGCCCATGGTGGAAGCGGATCTGGTTCTTGAGATCGGAGACTCGGCGGTGAACTGGGCCACCACCCCCGAGGAAGTGATGCAGAATATCAAAAGCATCCGGCCCTTTATCGAGTTGCCGGATCTGGCTTTGGCACCGGGTGAGCCGATGACGGTCGAGACGATCACCGCAATGGGAGTTGGTGCGCGCAAAGGCGTCTTGGGTGCAGAGGTGCCCGTCACGGATCCCACCGCGCTCACAGCGGCGTTGGCGGAAATGACCGTGACTCTGCGCGACGGCACAGGTGATACGGTTGTCTCTGCTTCGGGTACCGCTGTTTTGGGCCATCCTGCAGAGACGATCCTTTGGCTGCACGAGGTGGGCGTGACCTTCAAGGCCGGTGATTTGGTCTCTGTCGGCTCTTTTGGTCCCTTGGTGCCTCCGGCAGATCTTAGAGGAGGCGCGTCGGTGATCTATATGGGGCTGCCGGGGGATCCGGAGGTCTCCATTCGTTTTGCGCCGACATCCTGA